A region from the Sandaracinus amylolyticus genome encodes:
- a CDS encoding tetratricopeptide repeat protein, with protein MSRALVLLVLGMIGVGSSRAHAQFDEITAPDDATIARARELFELGHGAMDQGRFELAIEHLSASLAIAARPATAFDLAIALRGAGHPTHAVEILDGLLAGSYGALRSAQRDEVVRLRAATAADVAHVRIRVAPQGEIELRIDGLRVDDIAPGAWIERALDPGRHAITASAPARVPAERVVVLERGGHAEIELELAPELRPGTLAVEGTAPELQVEIVGIARGRGRVAAEIPPGAYVVRATGAGGASETRIEVPSGRTVRLRVSGRDVSIAEEPWFWVALVGGVVALGGAAAATAVALDPPLTDAIADPVFGVTVALTGP; from the coding sequence GTGAGCCGCGCGCTCGTCCTCCTCGTGCTCGGAATGATCGGGGTCGGGTCGAGCCGCGCGCACGCGCAGTTCGACGAGATCACCGCGCCCGACGACGCGACGATCGCCCGCGCGCGCGAGCTCTTCGAGCTCGGCCACGGCGCGATGGATCAGGGCCGCTTCGAGCTCGCGATCGAGCATCTCTCGGCCTCGCTCGCGATCGCGGCGCGCCCCGCGACCGCGTTCGATCTCGCGATCGCGCTGCGCGGCGCGGGACACCCGACGCACGCGGTCGAGATCCTCGACGGACTGCTCGCCGGCTCGTACGGCGCGCTCCGCAGCGCGCAACGCGACGAGGTCGTGCGGCTCCGCGCCGCGACCGCCGCCGACGTCGCGCACGTGCGCATCCGCGTCGCGCCGCAGGGCGAGATCGAGCTGCGCATCGACGGACTGCGGGTCGACGACATCGCGCCCGGCGCGTGGATCGAACGCGCGCTCGATCCCGGACGTCACGCGATCACCGCGAGCGCGCCCGCGCGTGTCCCCGCGGAGCGCGTCGTGGTGCTCGAGCGCGGGGGCCACGCGGAGATCGAGCTCGAGCTGGCGCCCGAGCTGCGCCCCGGGACGCTCGCCGTCGAGGGCACGGCGCCCGAGCTGCAGGTCGAGATCGTGGGCATCGCGCGCGGGCGCGGCCGCGTCGCGGCGGAGATCCCGCCCGGGGCGTACGTCGTGCGCGCGACCGGCGCGGGCGGCGCGAGCGAGACCCGCATCGAGGTGCCGTCCGGCCGCACCGTGCGGCTGCGGGTGTCGGGGCGCGACGTGTCGATCGCCGAGGAGCCGTGGTTCTGGGTCGCGCTCGTGGGCGGTGTCGTCGCGCTCGGCGGCGCGGCCGCAGCGACCGCCGTCGCGCTCGATCCGCCGCTGACCGATGCGATCGCGGACCCGGTGTTCGGCGTCACCGTCGCGCTCACGGGCCCCTGA
- a CDS encoding serine/threonine-protein kinase, with protein MSSSREAPRYRLLAPIASGGMGSVDLCVRIEGEFQRLVAVKRLLPLLRVDESVRAMFLDEARIAGLLRHPNVVSVVDVGEDEGGPYLVMDYVDGMSLHAISARLGDEPMPIGIAARIVADCARGLHAAHELRGHDGAWLALVHRDVSPHNVLVGLDGHVRLTDFGISKAVGRQTRTTTGLLKGKLGYMAPEQLRFEEADRRSDVFALGVVLHELLTGARLFSGEPRIVAQKILNGAIPDVRDARPEIPSALAALTSKMLATRPEARPATAEEVALALEEILRAAAIEHSSSDVAAFVSARAGEDRAQLRERIAALVAGSSEPDVAADLEPTRHELAQPETAVATPGSIAARPPARRAVVWALAACFVLTPLAMWALGAAWARDDGGAEPESPRAETAAPEPERAIEPAPAPPVEPSAVTAPAEPDAPALETTPPRSRRRARSRATDPMGRWDWE; from the coding sequence GTGTCGTCCAGCCGCGAAGCTCCGCGTTACCGACTGCTCGCACCGATCGCGAGCGGAGGCATGGGCTCGGTCGATCTCTGCGTGCGGATCGAGGGCGAGTTCCAGCGCCTCGTCGCGGTGAAGCGCCTCTTGCCGCTGCTGCGCGTCGACGAGTCCGTGCGCGCGATGTTCCTCGACGAAGCGCGCATCGCGGGGCTGCTGCGGCATCCGAACGTCGTCAGCGTCGTCGACGTCGGCGAGGACGAGGGCGGCCCCTACCTCGTGATGGACTACGTCGACGGGATGTCGCTGCACGCGATCTCGGCGCGCCTCGGCGACGAGCCGATGCCGATCGGCATCGCGGCGCGCATCGTCGCCGACTGCGCGCGCGGTCTGCACGCGGCGCACGAGCTGCGCGGTCACGACGGCGCGTGGCTCGCGCTCGTGCATCGCGACGTATCGCCGCACAACGTGCTCGTCGGGCTCGACGGGCACGTGCGCCTGACCGACTTCGGGATCTCGAAGGCCGTGGGCCGACAGACGCGCACCACGACCGGGCTCCTCAAGGGAAAGCTCGGGTACATGGCGCCCGAGCAATTGCGCTTCGAGGAGGCCGATCGACGCTCCGACGTGTTCGCGCTCGGCGTGGTGCTGCACGAGCTGCTCACGGGCGCGCGACTGTTCAGCGGCGAGCCGCGCATCGTCGCGCAGAAGATCCTCAACGGCGCGATCCCCGACGTGCGCGACGCGCGCCCCGAGATCCCGTCCGCGCTCGCCGCGCTCACGTCGAAGATGCTCGCGACGCGCCCCGAGGCACGGCCGGCGACCGCCGAGGAGGTCGCGCTCGCGCTCGAGGAGATCCTGCGCGCGGCGGCGATCGAGCACTCGTCGTCGGACGTCGCGGCGTTCGTGAGCGCGCGCGCGGGCGAGGATCGCGCGCAGCTGCGCGAGAGGATCGCGGCGCTCGTCGCGGGCTCGTCCGAGCCCGATGTCGCAGCGGATCTCGAGCCGACTCGACACGAGCTCGCGCAGCCGGAGACGGCCGTCGCGACGCCGGGCTCGATCGCGGCGCGGCCGCCCGCACGGCGCGCGGTCGTGTGGGCCCTCGCGGCGTGCTTCGTGCTGACTCCTCTGGCGATGTGGGCGCTCGGTGCGGCGTGGGCTCGGGACGACGGAGGCGCGGAGCCCGAGAGCCCGCGCGCAGAAACCGCGGCCCCCGAGCCCGAGCGCGCGATCGAGCCTGCGCCCGCGCCACCGGTCGAGCCGAGCGCCGTGACCGCGCCGGCGGAGCCGGACGCGCCCGCGCTCGAGACGACGCCGCCGAGATCGCGCCGACGTGCGCGATCGCGCGCAACGGATCCGATGGGACGATGGGACTGGGAGTGA
- a CDS encoding DUF1501 domain-containing protein, whose translation MKMSRRTLLAAGGVGAVQLGLLSRFGLLDGRARADCTTDRPTKLLMIMIPGGIHHELMWSVFHDDRIGRFIPRPDGSPIFYDASTVENLDGSGDADVDAPIRRVRMNVTWDRADPSMRLAEPGNKGYAWAAPEYRLWENTAIISGVDQGTAAHLSGQIASLCGVAGATFGAPAIPAVIANHFLDRFPDRAVPSVSIGGSLSGPALDLAPAAGPAEIANVGDLEYTLSDRRYAWNGLRTRTEEPALAFDGTPQGSGIPLTAVEGALLPQIRGLRGRSTRGTDTALEQLYEGYAGLSRTLARDIVDLVAATPGVEHLPASMPWAPGAPRFGWTIGYADYHATDATWGPNFDLALRMLKSDLTTAVSFRLPMTFNFDSHFTNPFGGHGTHLRGAFEVIGRLIAEMKLTPSTMRAGSTLLDDTLVYITSDFGRTFPITGGSDHNPMHSAVLVNGRIQGNRMLGGYEENGLGRPVELIGEDDERETRPPTSRDVAATIYSCFGFRSFIPGGYGIVDGVACP comes from the coding sequence ATGAAGATGTCGAGACGCACGCTGCTCGCGGCCGGCGGTGTCGGCGCGGTCCAGCTCGGGCTCCTTTCGCGCTTCGGTCTGCTCGACGGTCGCGCGCGCGCCGACTGCACGACCGATCGCCCGACGAAGCTGCTGATGATCATGATCCCGGGCGGGATCCACCACGAGCTCATGTGGTCGGTGTTCCACGACGATCGCATCGGGCGATTCATCCCGCGTCCCGATGGCTCGCCGATCTTCTACGACGCGTCGACGGTCGAGAACCTCGACGGCTCGGGCGACGCCGACGTCGATGCGCCGATTCGGCGGGTGCGCATGAACGTGACGTGGGATCGCGCCGATCCGTCGATGCGCCTCGCCGAGCCGGGCAACAAGGGCTACGCGTGGGCCGCGCCCGAATATCGGCTCTGGGAGAACACCGCGATCATCTCCGGCGTCGACCAGGGCACGGCCGCGCACCTCTCCGGGCAGATCGCGTCACTGTGCGGCGTCGCGGGCGCGACGTTCGGTGCACCCGCGATCCCCGCGGTGATCGCGAATCACTTCCTCGATCGCTTCCCCGATCGCGCGGTGCCGAGCGTCTCGATCGGCGGCTCGCTCTCCGGCCCCGCGCTCGACCTCGCGCCCGCGGCGGGACCCGCCGAGATCGCGAACGTCGGTGACCTCGAGTACACGCTCTCCGATCGTCGCTACGCGTGGAACGGGCTGCGCACCCGCACCGAGGAGCCCGCGCTCGCGTTCGATGGAACGCCGCAGGGCAGCGGCATCCCGCTCACCGCGGTCGAGGGCGCGCTGCTCCCGCAGATCCGAGGGCTGCGCGGGCGCAGCACGCGCGGCACCGACACCGCGCTCGAGCAGCTCTACGAGGGCTACGCTGGCCTGTCGCGCACGCTCGCGCGCGACATCGTCGATCTCGTGGCCGCCACGCCGGGGGTCGAGCATCTACCCGCGTCGATGCCGTGGGCGCCGGGCGCGCCGCGCTTCGGGTGGACGATCGGCTATGCCGACTACCACGCGACCGACGCGACGTGGGGGCCGAACTTCGATCTCGCGCTGCGGATGCTGAAGAGCGATCTGACGACGGCGGTGAGCTTCCGACTGCCGATGACGTTCAACTTCGACTCGCACTTCACGAACCCGTTCGGCGGCCACGGCACGCACCTGCGCGGCGCGTTCGAGGTCATCGGACGACTGATCGCGGAGATGAAGCTGACGCCTTCGACGATGCGCGCGGGGAGCACGCTGCTCGACGACACGCTCGTGTACATCACGAGCGACTTCGGTCGGACGTTCCCGATCACCGGCGGCTCGGATCACAACCCGATGCACTCCGCGGTGCTCGTGAACGGACGCATCCAGGGCAACCGGATGCTGGGCGGATACGAGGAGAACGGGCTCGGTCGTCCCGTCGAGCTGATCGGCGAGGACGACGAGCGCGAGACGCGGCCGCCGACGTCGCGCGACGTGGCCGCGACGATCTACTCGTGCTTCGGGTTCCGCTCGTTCATCCCCGGCGGCTACGGCATCGTCGACGGCGTCGCGTGCCCGTGA
- a CDS encoding L-dopachrome tautomerase-related protein, whose protein sequence is MRRSLALSIALSLTACGASPPPPPRPPQESTLELVAESPRRWTGIAIRPEGRVYVSYPRWSDDVPISVAVLDPSGTPIPYPDERWNAWRPGEDPRTHWVAVQSVTVDRERRLWVVDPGNPRFAGVVEGAPKLVVFDDPEDADEPPRTYSFEPPVITPSSYLNDVRVDVSHHHAYLTDSGDGALVIVDLETGLARRVLDGHPSTHAEDITLRIGGQPFAREVHSDGIALDEDGGWLYFQALRGRTLYRVPTEVLRDPSADDATIASRIQVLGETGASDGLEFHDGRVWLSSLEHDAIRTFVPGQGAPEVVVQDARIAWPDSFAIGPQGQMYFTTAQIHLGAAPPDPFRIFRVVTPSP, encoded by the coding sequence ATGAGAAGGTCCCTCGCGCTCTCGATCGCGCTCTCGCTGACGGCATGCGGCGCGAGCCCGCCGCCCCCGCCGCGTCCACCGCAGGAGTCGACGCTCGAGCTCGTCGCGGAGTCGCCGCGTCGCTGGACCGGCATCGCGATCCGCCCCGAGGGACGCGTCTACGTGAGCTACCCGCGGTGGAGCGACGACGTGCCGATCTCGGTCGCGGTGCTCGATCCGAGCGGCACGCCGATCCCGTACCCCGACGAGCGCTGGAACGCGTGGCGGCCCGGCGAAGATCCGCGCACCCACTGGGTCGCGGTGCAGAGCGTCACCGTCGATCGCGAGCGTCGCCTCTGGGTCGTCGATCCCGGCAACCCGCGCTTCGCGGGCGTCGTCGAGGGAGCGCCGAAGCTCGTCGTGTTCGACGATCCCGAGGACGCCGACGAGCCGCCTCGCACCTACTCGTTCGAGCCGCCGGTGATCACGCCGAGCTCGTACCTCAACGACGTGCGCGTGGACGTCTCGCACCACCACGCGTACCTCACCGACTCCGGCGACGGCGCGCTCGTGATCGTCGATCTCGAGACCGGCCTCGCGCGCCGCGTGCTCGACGGGCATCCGAGCACGCACGCCGAGGACATCACGCTGCGCATCGGTGGCCAGCCCTTCGCGCGCGAGGTGCACTCGGACGGCATCGCGCTCGACGAGGACGGAGGCTGGCTCTACTTCCAGGCGCTGCGCGGGCGCACGCTCTACCGCGTGCCCACCGAGGTGCTCCGCGATCCGAGCGCCGACGACGCGACGATCGCGAGCCGCATCCAGGTGCTCGGCGAGACCGGCGCGTCCGACGGGCTCGAGTTCCACGACGGGCGCGTGTGGCTCAGCTCGCTCGAGCACGACGCGATCCGCACCTTCGTGCCCGGTCAGGGCGCGCCCGAGGTCGTCGTGCAGGACGCGCGCATCGCGTGGCCGGACTCGTTCGCGATCGGCCCGCAGGGTCAGATGTACTTCACGACCGCGCAGATCCACCTCGGCGCCGCGCCGCCCGATCCGTTCCGCATCTTCCGCGTGGTCACGCCGTCGCCGTGA
- a CDS encoding TetR family transcriptional regulator, producing the protein MLQAPQQARAIATRARLVEAASALLVEEGLRGTTTAAVAARAEVSQGALFKHFPTKLDLLAACVEAVLASLVDAFRAALPKRTPADLDARLRVGVAALWKVFRLPAMQGLFEVYLAARTDPELGRALEPLLAAHNANIQREARALLPELASHPGLASGVDAVVYAMQGVALGVFSNDERRDREHLAFFERLAVHELAAAAPQVTQAAQSKAGSRARRRG; encoded by the coding sequence GTGCTCCAAGCGCCGCAGCAGGCCCGTGCGATCGCCACCCGTGCTCGCCTCGTCGAGGCCGCGAGCGCGCTCCTCGTCGAAGAAGGCCTGCGCGGCACGACGACGGCGGCCGTCGCCGCGCGCGCCGAGGTCTCGCAGGGCGCGCTCTTCAAGCACTTCCCCACGAAGCTCGATCTCCTCGCCGCGTGCGTCGAAGCGGTGCTCGCCTCGCTCGTGGACGCCTTCCGCGCGGCGCTGCCCAAGCGCACCCCCGCGGATCTCGACGCGCGCCTCCGCGTCGGCGTCGCGGCGCTCTGGAAGGTGTTCCGCCTGCCCGCGATGCAGGGCCTCTTCGAGGTCTATCTCGCGGCGCGCACCGATCCCGAGCTCGGGCGCGCGCTCGAGCCGCTGCTCGCCGCGCACAACGCGAACATCCAGCGCGAGGCGCGCGCGCTGCTCCCCGAGCTCGCGTCGCATCCCGGGCTCGCGAGCGGCGTCGACGCGGTCGTCTACGCGATGCAGGGCGTCGCGCTCGGTGTGTTCTCGAACGACGAGCGGCGCGACCGCGAGCACCTCGCGTTCTTCGAGCGCCTCGCGGTGCACGAGCTCGCGGCCGCAGCACCGCAGGTCACGCAAGCAGCGCAGTCGAAGGCGGGCTCACGAGCCCGACGGAGGGGGTGA
- the gloB gene encoding hydroxyacylglutathione hydrolase, producing MTLEVLTIPLLRDNYGYLIVDRETQRAVAIDPSAHEPVIDVLERERLSLDAIWCTHHHWDHVGGIPGLLARFPDLAVLGSAHDATSGNIERQTRGVADGEVVEHGGVRFEVLAIPGHTLGAIAYVGGGMAFTGDTLFLGGCGRVFEGTMPIMRASLARLRALPPDTRIYCGHEYTKRNLEFARVVEPNDAAIAARLEAVIATREEGRVTVPATIAEELATNPFLRWDSIAVRAYAKSRGAAESEDDVFARIREAKDSF from the coding sequence ATGACGCTCGAGGTGCTCACGATCCCGCTGCTGCGCGACAACTACGGCTACTTGATCGTCGATCGCGAGACGCAGCGCGCGGTCGCGATCGATCCGTCCGCGCACGAGCCGGTGATCGACGTGCTCGAGCGCGAGCGCCTCTCGCTCGATGCGATCTGGTGCACGCACCACCACTGGGATCACGTCGGCGGGATCCCGGGGCTGCTCGCGCGCTTCCCCGACCTCGCGGTGCTCGGCAGCGCGCACGACGCGACGAGCGGGAACATCGAGCGGCAGACGCGCGGGGTCGCGGACGGCGAGGTCGTCGAGCACGGCGGCGTGCGCTTCGAGGTGCTCGCGATCCCGGGTCACACGCTCGGCGCGATCGCGTACGTGGGCGGCGGGATGGCGTTCACCGGGGACACGCTGTTCCTCGGCGGCTGCGGGCGCGTGTTCGAGGGCACGATGCCGATCATGCGCGCGTCGCTCGCGCGGCTGCGCGCGCTGCCGCCCGACACGCGCATCTACTGCGGGCACGAGTACACCAAGCGCAACCTCGAGTTCGCGCGCGTGGTCGAGCCGAACGACGCCGCGATCGCGGCGCGGCTCGAGGCGGTGATCGCGACGCGCGAGGAAGGGCGCGTCACGGTCCCCGCGACGATCGCCGAGGAGCTCGCGACGAACCCGTTCTTGCGCTGGGACTCGATCGCGGTGCGCGCCTACGCGAAGTCGCGCGGCGCAGCGGAGTCCGAGGACGACGTGTTCGCGCGCATCCGCGAGGCGAAAGACTCGTTCTGA
- a CDS encoding serine/threonine-protein kinase, translating to MKICPACQLKYTDADSRCLVDNTVLETLADERIGTLLGGRYHIEKALGEGGMAVVYRARNALVDRPVAVKIMNPQLSRDAALKERFRREAKNAAAIAHPNIIEIHDYGETDDGTSYLVMELLDGAPLDRLIANGPMPAPQVCTLGLQIARGLARAHDFGVLHRDLKPENVFVSRGAGGKPVAKILDFGIARSMHDQRLTSAGQIFGTPQYMAPERVTSIDSGPSADLYALGVILFEMLTGRLPFQADDIPAFLILHLQATPPKPSELVPHVPRRLEELILRMLAKRPEDRPVDAHQVEKELAAMAPAEAAELPTEHQSVLPRPAAPTLPPTTLERWAARTALFDQMLERAYPRGDAPPDVRQTLSEIREVIRRMHELRSAGLKEQRKLESMEAMAREGRQRLGHAMNVLGTDLSSAREAARTAHQEVSPYFDAASGAERAYRDAHRKLAASFGLNEASAPSQALVMMHRELADALDRWLLAHGTAQRAREWVESKQREVKDLEFQTEAIRGQLDRLETSFEQDRKSLEQALEHAGREIDALDKRLMALATRFLTPLRARRELGDLMQRLEQEGTPASGLQRPGSIG from the coding sequence ATGAAGATCTGCCCGGCCTGTCAGCTCAAGTACACCGACGCCGACTCGCGCTGCCTCGTCGACAACACCGTGCTCGAGACGCTCGCCGACGAGCGCATCGGCACGCTGCTCGGCGGTCGTTATCACATCGAGAAGGCGCTCGGCGAAGGCGGCATGGCGGTCGTCTATCGCGCGCGCAACGCGCTCGTCGATCGCCCGGTCGCGGTGAAGATCATGAACCCGCAGCTCTCGCGCGACGCGGCGCTCAAGGAGCGCTTCCGCCGCGAGGCGAAGAACGCGGCGGCGATCGCGCACCCGAACATCATCGAGATCCACGACTACGGCGAGACCGACGACGGCACGTCGTACCTCGTGATGGAGCTGCTCGACGGCGCGCCGCTCGATCGGCTGATCGCGAACGGGCCGATGCCGGCGCCGCAGGTGTGCACGCTCGGCCTCCAGATCGCGCGCGGCCTCGCGCGTGCGCACGACTTCGGCGTGCTGCACCGCGACCTCAAGCCCGAGAACGTGTTCGTCTCGCGCGGCGCGGGCGGCAAGCCCGTCGCGAAGATCCTCGACTTCGGCATCGCGCGCTCGATGCACGACCAGCGGCTCACCAGCGCGGGTCAGATCTTCGGCACGCCGCAGTACATGGCGCCCGAGCGCGTGACCTCGATCGACTCGGGGCCCTCCGCCGATCTGTACGCGCTCGGCGTGATCCTCTTCGAGATGCTCACCGGGCGACTGCCGTTCCAGGCCGACGACATCCCCGCGTTCCTGATCCTGCACCTGCAGGCGACGCCGCCGAAGCCGAGCGAGCTCGTGCCCCACGTGCCGCGTCGCCTCGAGGAGCTGATCCTCCGGATGCTCGCGAAGCGTCCCGAGGATCGCCCGGTCGACGCGCACCAGGTCGAGAAGGAGCTCGCGGCGATGGCGCCCGCCGAGGCCGCGGAGCTCCCGACCGAGCATCAATCCGTGCTGCCGCGTCCCGCGGCGCCGACGCTCCCGCCGACCACGCTCGAGCGCTGGGCCGCGCGCACCGCGCTCTTCGATCAGATGCTCGAGCGCGCGTATCCACGCGGCGATGCGCCGCCCGACGTGCGCCAGACGCTGAGCGAGATCCGCGAGGTGATCCGGCGCATGCACGAGCTGCGATCGGCGGGCCTCAAGGAGCAACGCAAGCTCGAGTCGATGGAGGCGATGGCGCGCGAAGGGCGGCAGCGGCTCGGCCACGCGATGAACGTGCTCGGCACCGATCTCTCGTCCGCGCGCGAGGCCGCGCGCACCGCGCACCAGGAGGTCTCGCCGTACTTCGACGCGGCGAGCGGCGCCGAGCGCGCGTACCGCGACGCGCACCGCAAGCTCGCGGCGAGCTTCGGCCTGAACGAGGCGAGCGCGCCGTCCCAGGCGCTGGTGATGATGCACCGCGAGCTCGCGGACGCGCTCGATCGCTGGCTGCTCGCGCACGGCACCGCGCAGCGCGCGCGGGAGTGGGTCGAGAGCAAGCAGCGCGAGGTGAAGGACCTCGAGTTCCAGACCGAGGCGATCCGCGGTCAGCTCGATCGCCTGGAGACGAGCTTCGAGCAGGATCGCAAGTCGCTCGAGCAGGCGCTGGAGCACGCGGGGCGCGAGATCGACGCGCTCGACAAGCGGCTCATGGCGCTCGCGACCCGATTCCTCACGCCGCTGCGCGCGCGCCGCGAGCTCGGCGACCTGATGCAGCGGCTCGAGCAGGAAGGGACGCCCGCGAGCGGGCTGCAGCGCCCGGGCTCCATCGGCTGA
- a CDS encoding DUF2267 domain-containing protein encodes MQTNRTIDAFETTLQATHQWIRDYADNLGQLHPPLAYRCLRTALHAIRDRLPVSEAVALAAQLPMLLRGAYYEGWVPGHTPHAMRTPDELYDRVSKELSGGLAAAPRDVMLAAFELLNQHIDEGEIRKVRHLLPEELRRIWPEPLPHIARPPIEQPGTA; translated from the coding sequence ATGCAGACGAACCGCACGATCGACGCGTTCGAGACGACGCTCCAGGCGACGCACCAGTGGATCCGCGACTACGCCGACAACCTCGGCCAGCTGCACCCGCCGCTCGCGTATCGCTGTCTGCGCACTGCGCTGCACGCGATCCGTGATCGCCTCCCGGTGTCCGAAGCGGTCGCGCTCGCGGCGCAGCTGCCGATGCTGCTCCGCGGCGCGTACTACGAGGGCTGGGTGCCGGGGCACACGCCGCACGCGATGCGCACGCCCGACGAGCTCTACGACCGCGTGAGCAAGGAGCTGAGCGGCGGGCTCGCCGCTGCGCCGCGCGACGTGATGCTCGCGGCGTTCGAGCTCCTCAACCAGCACATCGACGAAGGCGAGATCCGGAAGGTGCGACACCTCCTCCCCGAAGAGCTGCGGCGCATCTGGCCCGAGCCGCTCCCGCACATCGCGCGACCGCCGATCGAGCAGCCCGGCACGGCGTGA
- a CDS encoding ATP-dependent zinc protease, which yields MSDRTSVQVIGWREWIALPSLGIESIKVKTDTGARTSALHADDVERFTSRGRPMLTFLVHPLQRDRGLEVRCEAEMIDERLVRSSHGDQQLRPVIRTPIEIRGVLWEIEVTLTRRDVMGFRMLLGREAMRGHLLVDPGRSYLGNPSPYRRKKKRKKKKAHDVTEQSE from the coding sequence ATGAGCGACCGGACGAGCGTGCAGGTGATCGGCTGGCGCGAGTGGATCGCGCTGCCCTCGCTCGGCATCGAGTCGATCAAGGTCAAGACCGACACCGGCGCGCGCACGTCCGCGCTGCACGCCGACGACGTCGAGCGCTTCACCTCGCGCGGTCGCCCGATGCTCACGTTCCTCGTGCACCCGCTGCAGCGCGATCGCGGGCTCGAGGTGCGCTGCGAGGCCGAGATGATCGACGAGCGCCTCGTCCGCTCGAGCCACGGCGATCAGCAGCTCCGTCCGGTGATCCGCACGCCGATCGAGATCCGCGGCGTGCTCTGGGAGATCGAGGTCACGCTGACGCGCCGCGACGTGATGGGCTTCCGCATGCTGCTCGGACGCGAGGCGATGCGCGGGCACCTTCTCGTCGACCCGGGCCGGAGCTATCTCGGCAATCCGTCGCCCTACCGGCGCAAGAAGAAGCGCAAGAAGAAGAAGGCGCACGACGTGACGGAGCAGTCCGAATGA
- a CDS encoding sterol desaturase family protein, producing MSTLIYYAIPAFIITVALEALYVRQRANVRGYETKDTFASLTMGVGNVLIAGVVKIGVIALWLFLYEHRIFDLPVSAWWVWLLLFVCEDFCYYWFHRVSHESRFFWAAHVNHHSSTHYNLSTALRQSWTTPFTGIVFWLPLPLLGFHPGMILVQQAISLLYQYWLHVEWLPKLGPFEWIFNTPSHHRVHHGRNVKYLDRNHGGILIVWDRLFGTFEPEAETPDYGLTKNIETFHPVKIAFHEWLAIARDVMRARSLRDALGYVFGPPGWAPGGRGETSAVLRARLARS from the coding sequence ATGTCGACGCTGATCTACTACGCGATCCCCGCGTTCATCATCACGGTCGCGCTCGAGGCGCTCTACGTGCGCCAGCGCGCGAACGTGCGGGGCTACGAGACGAAGGACACGTTCGCGAGCCTCACGATGGGCGTCGGCAACGTGCTCATCGCCGGGGTCGTGAAGATCGGCGTCATCGCGCTGTGGCTCTTCCTGTACGAGCACCGGATCTTCGATCTGCCGGTCTCTGCGTGGTGGGTCTGGCTGCTGCTCTTCGTGTGCGAGGACTTCTGTTACTACTGGTTCCATCGAGTGAGCCACGAGTCGCGCTTCTTCTGGGCGGCGCACGTCAACCATCACTCGAGCACGCACTACAACCTCTCGACCGCGCTCCGGCAGTCGTGGACCACGCCGTTCACCGGCATCGTGTTCTGGCTGCCGCTCCCGCTGCTCGGGTTCCATCCCGGGATGATCCTGGTGCAGCAGGCGATCTCGCTGCTCTACCAGTACTGGCTGCACGTCGAGTGGCTGCCGAAGCTCGGGCCCTTCGAGTGGATCTTCAACACGCCCTCGCACCACCGCGTGCACCACGGGCGCAACGTGAAGTACCTCGACCGCAACCACGGTGGGATCCTGATCGTCTGGGATCGCCTGTTCGGCACGTTCGAGCCCGAGGCCGAGACGCCGGACTACGGGCTCACGAAGAACATCGAGACGTTCCATCCCGTGAAGATCGCCTTCCACGAGTGGCTCGCGATCGCGCGCGACGTGATGCGCGCACGATCGCTGCGCGACGCGCTCGGGTACGTGTTCGGACCGCCGGGTTGGGCGCCCGGCGGACGCGGCGAGACCAGCGCGGTGCTGCGCGCGCGGTTGGCGCGCTCGTAG